In Opitutaceae bacterium TAV5, one genomic interval encodes:
- a CDS encoding sodium:solute symporter has product MHTLDWTLLAVALGALFAACIATSRLMRGVSGYLVASRCAGRYLLTLSEGAAGLGAITIIGTFEVFYSAGFVPLWWGYFLAPLGLFIALSGFVIYRFRQTRAMTMAQFIETRYSRRFRLFFGALTFVSGVVNYGIFPAVTVRCFMQFCGLPDVLAIGSFSLPLFPALMALELGLAITLVWLGGQITILVSDYLQAVFCMIVFLALLVFFLWWMPWADLVAGLAMAPEGKSMLHPFRARDAADFNTAYYLIGAFMIVYTTRAWQGTSGYNACARSPHEARMAGILASWRAMAQNLALLLIPLCVFAVLHNPKFADQAAQINALTAAIADPAARAQLTVSAGLSTILPAGFLGLFATVLVAAAISTDNTYLHSWGSIFIQDVVLPLRKRPLPAAQHVRWLRGSSLGVAVFAFFFSLLFPLKDYVFMFFDITGAIFLGGAGAAIIGGLYWRRGSTAGAWAAMITGGVLSTGGLAVQQAWAGHLAPLFLSYNPDNAWLVENAARLPWNGREIMFGAMLAALAVYVIVSLCGRTRFDLETMLGREARVSHDAAAAPRFGWRERLGEVIGNGIEFTRGDRWLCRLTLVWTLCWWIVFVVGTVWNLVAEVPESSWATFWHWNIGLSVPLGVVTTGWFLVGGVRDFRRMLRDLRATPAEPGVTERETPAPEGKDEVPPLCRTKPDTA; this is encoded by the coding sequence ATGCACACTCTCGACTGGACCCTCCTTGCTGTCGCTCTCGGCGCGCTGTTCGCCGCCTGCATCGCCACCAGTCGTCTCATGCGGGGGGTCTCCGGCTATCTGGTGGCCAGCCGTTGCGCCGGCCGCTACCTGCTCACGCTTTCGGAAGGCGCGGCGGGTCTGGGAGCGATCACCATCATCGGCACGTTCGAGGTGTTTTACAGCGCCGGGTTCGTGCCGCTCTGGTGGGGCTACTTCCTCGCGCCGCTCGGGCTCTTCATCGCGCTGAGCGGTTTTGTCATCTACCGTTTCCGGCAGACGCGCGCCATGACCATGGCGCAGTTTATCGAGACGCGCTACTCGCGGCGCTTCCGCCTGTTTTTCGGCGCGCTCACGTTTGTGTCCGGCGTGGTCAACTACGGCATCTTTCCCGCCGTCACCGTGCGCTGTTTCATGCAGTTTTGCGGCCTGCCCGATGTGCTGGCGATCGGCAGCTTCAGCCTGCCGCTTTTCCCCGCGCTCATGGCGCTCGAACTCGGCCTCGCGATCACCCTCGTGTGGCTCGGCGGGCAGATCACGATCCTCGTTTCCGACTACCTGCAGGCGGTGTTTTGCATGATCGTGTTTCTGGCGCTGCTGGTGTTTTTTCTCTGGTGGATGCCCTGGGCCGATCTCGTGGCCGGGCTGGCGATGGCGCCGGAGGGCAAGTCGATGCTGCACCCGTTCCGGGCGCGCGACGCGGCGGACTTCAATACGGCCTATTACCTCATCGGCGCCTTCATGATCGTCTACACCACGCGGGCCTGGCAGGGCACGTCCGGTTACAATGCCTGCGCCCGCAGTCCGCACGAGGCGCGCATGGCCGGCATCCTCGCGAGCTGGCGGGCAATGGCGCAAAACCTCGCACTCCTGCTCATCCCGCTCTGCGTCTTCGCCGTGCTGCACAATCCGAAGTTCGCCGACCAGGCGGCACAGATCAACGCCCTCACCGCGGCCATCGCTGATCCCGCCGCCCGCGCGCAACTGACCGTCTCGGCGGGCCTCTCGACGATCCTGCCGGCGGGGTTTCTCGGGCTCTTCGCCACCGTGCTCGTGGCCGCCGCCATCAGCACCGACAACACGTATCTGCACTCGTGGGGCAGCATCTTCATCCAGGACGTGGTGCTGCCGCTGCGCAAACGTCCGCTCCCGGCCGCGCAGCATGTGCGCTGGCTGCGCGGCTCGTCGCTCGGGGTGGCGGTGTTCGCGTTCTTTTTCAGCCTGCTGTTTCCGCTGAAGGACTACGTCTTCATGTTTTTCGACATCACCGGCGCCATCTTTCTCGGCGGCGCGGGCGCGGCCATCATTGGCGGGCTTTACTGGCGGCGCGGCAGCACGGCCGGCGCCTGGGCCGCGATGATCACCGGCGGCGTGCTCTCCACCGGCGGCCTCGCCGTGCAGCAGGCCTGGGCGGGGCACCTCGCACCGCTGTTCCTGAGCTACAACCCCGACAATGCCTGGCTGGTGGAGAATGCCGCGAGGCTGCCGTGGAACGGACGCGAGATCATGTTCGGAGCGATGCTCGCCGCGCTGGCGGTGTACGTGATCGTGTCGCTGTGCGGGCGTACCCGTTTCGATCTGGAAACGATGCTCGGCCGCGAGGCCCGGGTGTCGCACGACGCCGCGGCGGCCCCGCGTTTCGGCTGGCGCGAACGCCTCGGCGAGGTGATCGGCAACGGCATCGAGTTCACCCGCGGCGACCGCTGGCTGTGCCGGCTCACGCTGGTGTGGACATTGTGCTGGTGGATCGTGTTTGTCGTCGGCACGGTCTGGAATCTCGTGGCGGAGGTGCCGGAATCTTCCTGGGCCACCTTCTGGCACTGGAACATCGGCCTTTCCGTGCCGCTGGGTGTGGTGACGACCGGATGGTTCCTCGTGGGCGGCGTCCGCGATTTCCGCCGCATGCTGCGCGACCTGCGCGCCACGCCGGCGGAGCCGGGCGTGACCGAAAGGGAAACGCCTGCACCGGAGGGGAAAGACGAGGTCCCGCCGCTCTGTCGCACGAAACCCGATACCGCTTGA